From Plutella xylostella chromosome 23, ilPluXylo3.1, whole genome shotgun sequence:
agggatccccttaaatCAATCTTTGCaactatattataaaaacaaaaatataattcagAAAACTTAACTTTttgacttatttttttattctaatgAGATAGTTTTGACTTCTATCACATAAATGACAACTTTAAAGGGtgaaatattaaaagaaaactttaTTAGCTCAAATCTTCAGTTTCAGTCTCTATTATTAGGTAAATACCCatggaaaattataataatgataatcatAAAGGGGCAGGGCAGCTTCTGGCcagctgttgggcattaggGGCTCCACCCATCAGATTCCGGAGGGAGGACCTCTGTTCCTCAcctctggcttgcctttatcTTGGTGTCCAGAACACTGAAGAGGAACGGGATTTCCCACCTTTTGCTTCGCTAGCTTGAGTGGTGTTTCTCTAGAGCAAAAAAGCTCGTAGAAGGATGTGTTACCCAGTAAGGTATATATAGGGATATTGACCGATAACTCGATTATCCTGAGAGCTGTGGAATACCTCTCCATCCATAGTACCTCATGACATGTTGCCCTCTTGCTGCTACAtcactgtaatgtgctagcgactgttttggggcATTTACTGTGTCTTCGAGTCACCCCCTacctttttatccgtgtgtgaaatATATAGGTCAGACAGGCGCCATCTTCCTTCtatagtcccagttacccagtccatttagcaccccatACCATAACCCtttattagttttctccatttatattagaatagtcctgcactaactTTTCTTTGGGTTGGGTTTACTTGTATATTCAAAACAGGGAATATAATGTGGTTGCTTGGAGTCACATTTTATATagaattattttgtattttgtctaACGGGTCTCTCCATAATAATTCGGCTTCAGGAACGCCTTACACGTGTCTGGGACCCTGGGTGCTGGCTCATGGTACAAGAAGTACAATTTTGTgcatttttacattttaaacctGAACTGCACATTTGTATACCTAGCTGTTTTGTCGAACAAATATAATCATAGAATCATTGTGTTTTGCAAAAATTACTATGCTTACAACAAAGATAACTAtgtaatataacataaaatagataaaatgtagcataaaatatgtaaaggaaattaagtaaaactgcaaaataacattaattacttaatttccCGGTGCAGCGGTGTCAGGATCAatgtacagtgctccaaaattgataatgcgcatagaaatctttgagagatcggttgttttcgattatgtgacacatgatattgactcctatttctttcgaacaaggtgcaaaatgcaagtgtttttttaaggctcttacgaattaatgattcgggtgtgaagatctgcatgtgcattattaattttggacaagtgtacacCGCTATTTGTGACAAACTGACCTCAAATATGaaacccaattttttttggcATTAACAACAATAAGCACAAACTATGCGTTTCAGTTCGAAGGGGCGAAATAAGTTTATCgctaaaaaatattacaaaatcgAGCGCACATTCGTATCACCCAGGTTCGAAAGggctagaagataaaataaacgtaaattttcctgctaagtgggaattaaaaacgtgtGTTACCTACTCTGCGCAAAATGAAACAGGTACCTATGAGCTGCCCctccctagctgaaatcctgggtacgcccttggcCATTTGATTATTAGGGCCCAATGCGCTAACCACGAGCGCCGTGTCGTTTGTAAACCAATCTCATGTATGAAACATTGCTATGACGAATTGTGAAGTAGGTTTTTGTTCTAGGTATTGAGGTGCATTTTTTAGATACCTTCGAATGGTTTTTTGTTTCAGTCAACACCCTGTGCTATAATATAACATCATgtactataaatttatagcaaTTATGCTAAGAACATCGTTTCCAGATACCGCGACAGTGGCTACAGCAGCGGGCGCGctcgccgcccccgcgcgccccgcggcccccgcACCCGCTCCCAGCCGCCCGCACACGCGTATAGACACCATGgtactaaataatatttataaaatctgaTTTCTCGTTTctcgtatatttttatgaaaccacAAAAAGCCCATACTAAATAACTCCCGCGCCTATGTTTGCTCGAATAGCAAACCGATCAAcagtaaaattgaaaatacaGCACTATGCTGAGTATAGTTTAAAccatttttgtaatttatttaatgaatttcAGGACCGGATTATGAATCAGCAGACAGGTCACCTGCTCGATTCGTTAGACCCGAATATGATGAAGAAAATGGTAAGAACATGTTTATGATCTATAACATGCaatatacttattaactaCACAAACTACCTACCATCTTATGTTAAAAATTTATCTGGCAATTTCTAAAAAAATCTCTCTAAACTAACTCAATTTAATTTCCTTGCAGAAGAATTCCCAAAAATCTCTCTGCCATTGCAAGATCTGGCTGCAGCCCTCAAAGACCTGGACGATCACCGAGAGAAATACAACAAGATGGAGTCACGAAGCAAGTCTCTCCCTAGACCAGCCAAGAGGCAGTCAGACTACGGTCCTCGGAGGGACTTCGATTCATTCAGATACGAGCCAGAAGATCGACACAAGGAGGTTTATCAAATGCATGACCTTCATgatgtggactatgagaactTTAAGGAGAGAAAGGCTTTAGAAGAACGAGAGAAGAGAAGAGTAGATGATGAGTATGATACGTATAGGGATCGCGGGTATGACGCGGATGAAGATTTTGAGTTTGATGATTCTCGGCATCGGAGGACTTGGGATGACAGAAGGTAAAATTGATTTCATGTGACCCAAATAAATATCTGTTTACCAACTCATTAAATGAGAGTCATATAAAGATCCGTAGGAATTAATGTTTACATAGTCAGAGTGAATTAAAGGTAAGATTTAGATTCTTAATTATGATAGACAAACTAACAAACTCCTTCACAAATTTTACAGAAGAGGTCGGGGTAGATCAGAGTTCTACGATCGTGAAGAGTACTCCAGACCTAGAGGAAGACGAGCGAAGAGTGCCGTCTATGACTATGAACACCACTACGACCACTACGAGAGGGAAAGAGATGGAAGATGGGCTGATGCTGAAGGGGGAAAAGGAAGGCGATTGCGTAGACTGCATACTGTCGATGACTCCAGATATCCTTCTAGATATGtaagttaaaatatataataataagccTTTTCTGGACATTGCAACCATGGCTATATTCTTGTTAACGGAATAAGGTATCgtttgaaattaattaatgatgttaatgttaaatatattaaataaagatataattTCAGACGCCATCTCCTGATCGTGAAGAATGGAGTGATGAAGAACTGCCTCCACGAAGAAACAGGCCACCAGgtaaatttatcatttatttctaagtaaaaatattattacatcATGGTAGTTGAATATAACCTTGCGTTCAAATGTGATGGCTTTATAATTCATACAATTCattcttattatattattaatttacttaaatatttaattttcagCTTTTAATTCTCGTCAGCTAGACGTGTATGCCACTCCGCTGGATCAAGCCCCAAAAGAAGAGGTAAACATAGTAAATAAAGCAAGCCATTATCAAATTACCATATTTCCTTATCAGTATTGATTGCGGTGCAGTCAATGAAAGTCACGATGAGTTGAACAAAGGGTGTTACAGGCGGTATTATACATTAGGTTCATAAAGAAACAAAGGATTTTAGTTACAAAACTTCAATGGATTTCAATTCCACCATCTATTATTCGTAAgcatttgaaaaataaataaaatagactTAGTTACTTTATATGTATCTTCTACGacatgtgtatttattttgccCTAGTCCAAGCTATAGCACCTATTACTACTATACTTAGACCAATTTATATCCTTCTCTCAATCCCTATTTCCGAATTCCCCCCAGATCAAGCCGGTGCCCATCTGGCTGTGCGTGCTGCTGGTGGCGTCCTACATCGTGGCGGGCACGTTCCTGTTCAAGCGCTGGGAGGGCTGGCCCTACCTAGACGCTGCCTACTTCTGCTTCATCACCCTGACCACTATTGGCTTTGGGGACTTTGTGCCGGCTCAGGTTAGTGTTTGGATTTGACGTCTTTGGCAAGGATGAGGAAGGACTGGTACAGAGTGGTGGTCCGTGGGAAACGcttgtccagcagtggattatTACGGGACGGTCATGCATGATCATTGtcaagtatttttaaaagtaaaaggaCCTTTGCTCCTTTATTTACCAGATGATGTGGCGCTGATCATCGGTGCAGACAGTCTCAATATTAACTAAAGCGGACATTCTCGAGCCACGCAGATAAACGCCTATGAACTGTTGGAAATTCCATGCCCCATTTTACTGTTGACCCCCTACTTTCCTCCCCAGTACGTGTTCCACGGgtcgggcggcgcggcggacgcggcggcggcggtacACTCCATCGCGCTCTGCTCCCTGTACCTCCTCTTCGGCATCGCCCTCCTGGCCATGAGCTTCAACCTGGTGCAGGAGGAGGTGCGGGCCAACGTGGCCGCGCTCGCCACCAGGCTCGGGATTATCAAGCCGGAGCATGGggatagtgatgatgatagCGACTACTAGAGACCTAGAGAGTTCCTTTTGCTTATCGCAACGATCACAACTACTTGAATTGGCCAGAGAGATTAGGTCAGAGTGCGCTGGACGTATGGAACAGTAATGGTGATGCGTAGCTCATGAAGAGGCTAAATTATCGAGCCGGAGCAAGGTGGTAGCAATAATGATGATAGTGACTTCTAGAGATCTTCTGCTTATCACGTCGGTGACAAACAGGATTGGAAGCCAGGGTGCGGTGAATTCATATGTGGAGAACAGGTAAATACTAGAGAGCTCATGATAGGTAGCCACAGACTTGGGATTATAAAACTGTAGCATGGGGATAGCGATGATGATAGTGACTATGTACTAGAGCGCTTCTGCTTATGGCTTCGATGGTGAAACTGTCATGAAGAACATGGTGATAGTGAATGATGTGATGATGTATCATATAGACTCGAGATAAAAGTGACAGTAATGAAGTGGTTAAACTATATGGAATCAATAGAAGTGGGACAGAGCAATGtgtaataagtaaaataaattatatgtaagtaagtacctagtgcATAAGGGCACCTACTTCTGCCTGTTATTAAtcaatgtataaaaataatttagtgtTAAGTTTGGAATAAAAGTTGATCTACTTAGGTACACGATAAAaggttaaataataaattacctaaCTACATTAATAAAGTCTATTTTGTTTAGAAATcctaaattaaacataataacgttaaaaacttaaaaactacCAACTAGGGTTGGGTTAGATTGTACACTGAGCGAATTCAACACTTATTTTAGTAATCTAGCTAACACAAGAATCTGATAATTTGTTATGAATATGTGGTATGGATTGATGTATCACAGAGGAAATAAACACTACCTTAGGATGTATTTCTGTTGAAAATTAATACTATACTGTTTGCTGAGTGGATCTATACAATACTTTTAAAGTAAAGATGCAATACAAGTTAGAAAAGCGAAGCTACAAACTTATTTGTGCTgtaactatgtatgtatgtttgtatattttgtgCTGATTAGTCATTGGCTGATAGGTATATCGATGTGGTGGAACCAAAACACCCTGTACAATAGGCATTTACACCAATATTTTACTAATCTAAAGTAGCcgtaataacaatacaatGTACCGTAGATACCTTGCGGATAAAAATTACCATGCCGTTTTCACATGTAAAtctttttatcattaattcCATTAGATATCCTACTATTTCGTCCGTCCCATATCTAGGCAATCAAGCGATAAGTGTTCAATAAAAACTATGAGTTTCTTTCACAACGTCACTTTGAATGGCTACTCAAACATAGCCGCTTGACTCGTAGATCTCATAACAAAAATCTCTATCGCCGGAAACACCGTTCTCTACGGTTTCAAAGGCAatctaaaaacaaaaaatgtcttcaaaaacaaaagacgTTGAAGGAGCGAGTCGGCGCGGGTCTATCCCGGACTCGTCCGCGCCCGGGTCTAATGGGTCAAATGGGTCAAGCGGGGAGGTGGACCTGGACCGCATCCTGGTGGAGGAGCTGGGTCAGTTCGGGAGGTATCAGCTGCGCACGTTCCTGCTGTGCATCCTTCTCGTCATCTTCGTCGCATTCTCGGCCAGCGAGTATGTGTTCACCACCTCGAGAATACGGACCAGGTTAGTGAGAATATCATAATTTGTGCGTAGgtacaatttttttacttcagtaagtttatataaataacagTCCACAATCTAAATTGCAGTTATTGTGTAAAACTGCATTTTTGataaagatattatttattatgttgtttACATCGCCTTAGTTACTGGGATGGGCCGCCttttcaaaacttgatgatgTCCTGAAGTCTAAGATCCCACAATGCCTGAAGACCAAGGTGTTTAACCAATGTGTCTTACCCACACTAACATACGGTGCCGAAACATGGACGCTGACCAaggaaactgtgcaccgaatcagagttgcACAGAGAGCTATGGAGCGAGCCATGTTAGGCATTTCGCTTAGAGACCGTATTCCCAACCTGGTGATCCGCAAAAGGACCAAAGTGTTCGACGTCGGTATGCGGGTCGCCGAACTAAAATGGGAGTGGGCGGGACACTTGGCTCGTCGGGaggacggaaggtggacaaaggcagtcacagaatggtggcctagagacggacgaagagcggttggcagaccacctgctagatggtccgatgacatctgcAAGGTTGCAGGGAAGCAGTGGATCAGAGCGGTattggcgtacaaataaggaggcctatacccaacagtgggcgatagaaggctgatgatgatgatgatgatgatgagttaaaatttaaaattatcacaACACAAACACTTTAAAAAGTACGCGAGTGCAAGTATTGGTGAAAAAAACGAtcttcattttaaatttgagCTAACGTTATTGGAAAAGAATGGACGCACGGGTACAGTTTCATTCAGCCATAGCTGGTCTGGTAATATTATATGATACCTACAACAATGAGGAAAACCTTTGATGTTCATGATCTCTGCTGGCAGCGGTCAGTCCAAGTATCTGCGCACATTTCACGTGTGCTCTTTGGCGGCTAATCGgctattgtattttatatgagtgggggtgtaagtcctgtaacctttgtgcatatctcctaggtctaaactgcctttctaagctttgACCATTTTTCTCACCCCGGCCCCGCTGCtccactgcggattggtgggttcacatatctagttatgtttttgatagatatttataatatagaataattattaattgcaaTGAAACAACCGACCGTATAATTCGACTTGGCGCTTTATTACTGAAAACCATAGAGCACTACCATAGACTATAGAGGTGTTACCATAGAGTATAGAGGGCACGATGCAACGTGCCAGTGCTATGTCTACACAGAGTACACGACAAACACATCACTCCTCCACACTAATTTTGAAACCTGTTAACAAACAATAagacaataaaaatacaattaaaaataagacttatgctaaaacttataacttacatttttatttctgGGCCGTAAACACATACGAGGTGCCGATGTAGGTGTTAACGGCCGATCGGCCTGTCGTGGAGGTGTTAACGGCGGATCCAGTTGACCTGAGGTGTTCGGAACCGAAATCCCTCGCTCACACTCCACATGCCCCTCCTCCTCCACTATTTGTTCCACGGGCGTGTCGGCCACGACCGCGCTCGGCACAGGAGCCTCGGTGTGCACTGTTGGAGATGGTAAGGCCAACGGCATGGAAACAGACTGATACTGGGCGGAACTATTAGCAGTGACCGAGCTCTGTGGCGATGATGAAGGTTGACTTACATCTAAGTCACGGCTAGCATCTACACTCTTAAATAACTGATCTATATGTCTTACACATACTTCATTAATATCTAATATATATACACTGTACATTCTATTTCCTAAAATTTCCTTAACTATTCCCTTCTTCCAAAACCCTTTTCTGGAACTGTACCAACGTACCCAAACTGTATCACCCTCAGTAAATTTCCGTTTTGAAAGAGgttgtttatttacacatgTTATCTTGTCCTCTTTAGGCAATATTAAGTCTAGCCGTGATCGTAAATTTCTTCCAAACATTAATTTCGCCGGAGACTCACCAGTAACACAGTGCTCTGTATTTctgtatacaaataaatactcCAGCAGCC
This genomic window contains:
- the LOC105385178 gene encoding uncharacterized protein LOC105385178 gives rise to the protein MSRREGRARTVVAVMPPPPSKCAKFLYYTWKLCSVVFSHLVMISLVVAYCVLGAVTFERLEADHEREVKRNISSLRNHTTQSIWSMTRAAPLLNQTNWTAEVVHMLKDFENSILLEMKVRGWDGSESTDHIQWTFTGALFYSIIVITTIGYGHIAPKTQTGKVVTILYAILGIPLMLLCLSNIGDVMASSFRFLYWRVCCYVCTRPPKRRRRRHASVRRSVRGRPGSTRRRRAPPGLAPPAMERAHSDTDFRYRDSGYSSGRARRPRAPRGPRTRSQPPAHAYRHHGPDYESADRSPARFVRPEYDEENEEFPKISLPLQDLAAALKDLDDHREKYNKMESRSKSLPRPAKRQSDYGPRRDFDSFRYEPEDRHKEVYQMHDLHDVDYENFKERKALEEREKRRVDDEYDTYRDRGYDADEDFEFDDSRHRRTWDDRRRGRGRSEFYDREEYSRPRGRRAKSAVYDYEHHYDHYERERDGRWADAEGGKGRRLRRLHTVDDSRYPSRYTPSPDREEWSDEELPPRRNRPPAFNSRQLDVYATPLDQAPKEEIKPVPIWLCVLLVASYIVAGTFLFKRWEGWPYLDAAYFCFITLTTIGFGDFVPAQYVFHGSGGAADAAAAVHSIALCSLYLLFGIALLAMSFNLVQEEVRANVAALATRLGIIKPEHGDSDDDSDY